The Bos indicus isolate NIAB-ARS_2022 breed Sahiwal x Tharparkar chromosome X, NIAB-ARS_B.indTharparkar_mat_pri_1.0, whole genome shotgun sequence genome has a window encoding:
- the GPR174 gene encoding probable G-protein coupled receptor 174: MTANDTCAEINRDNTDSRYFIYAVTYTVILVPGLIGNILALWVFYGYMKETKRAVIFMINLAIADLLQVLSLPLRIFYYLNHDWPFGSGLCMFCFYLKYVNMYASIYFLVCISVRRFWFLLYPFRFHDCKQKYDLYISISGWLIICLACLLFPLLRSNDDTPSHRTKCFVDLPTRNVNLAQSVVMMTIGELIGFITPLLIVLFCTWKTVLSLQDKYPVAQDLGEKKKALKMILICAGVFLICFAPYHFSFPLDFLVKSNEIKSCLARRVILIFHSVALCLASLNSCLDPIIYYFTTDEFRRRLSRQELHDNIKLHAKSLVSNHTTSIVSTELC; the protein is encoded by the coding sequence ATGACTGCTAATGACACGTGTGCTGAGATCAATAGAGACAACACAGATTCCCGATACTTCATCTATGCTGTGACATACACTGTCATTCTTGTGCCAGGTCTCATAGGGAACATATTAGCCTTGTGGGTATTTTATGGCTATATGAAAGAAACCAAACGGGCTGTGATATTTATGATAAACCTGGCCATTGCTGACTTACTACAAGTCCTCTCCTTGCCCCTGAGGATCTTTTACTATTTGAATCATGACTGGCCATTCGGGTCTGGCCTCTGCATGTTTTGTTTCTATCTGAAGTATGTCAACATGTATGCAAGCATCTACTTCTTAGTCTGCATCAGTGTGCGGAGATTTTGGTTTCTCCTGTACCCCTTTCGCTTCCATGACTGTAAACAGAAGTATGACCTATACATCAGCATTTCTGGCTGGTTGATAATCTGCCTTGCTTGTCTGCTATTTCCTCTCCTCAGAAGCAATGATGACACCCCTAGCCACAGAACCAAATGCTTTGTGGATCTTCCTACCAGGAATGTCAATCTAGCTCAGTCTGTTGTCATGATGACCATTGGCGAGTTGATTGGGTTTATCACTCCTCTTCTGATTGTCCTGTTTTGCACCTGGAAAACAGTTTTATCACTGCAAGATAAATATCCTGTTGCACAAGACcttggagagaaaaagaaagccttGAAGATGATTCTAATATGTGCaggagttttcctaatttgctttGCACCTTATCACTTCAGTTTTCCTTTAGATTTCCTGGTCAAgtccaatgaaattaaaagctgcctAGCCAGAAGGGTGATTCTAATATTTCATTCTGTTGCCTTGTGTCTTGCTAGTCTGAATTCCTGCCTTGACCCAATCATATACTACTTTACCACTGATGAGTTCAGAAGACGGCTTTCAAGACAAGAGTTGCATGATAACATAAAACTCCATGCAAAATCACTTGTGAGCAACCACACCACATCAATCGTGTCAACTGAattatgttaa